From Sphingorhabdus sp. SMR4y:
AAATTGCCCGACATGGATGAAGACGAGATTCTGATGATGGAATCGGTGGGGCAGGACAAGGTTGCCCGGACACCCAATCAGATCGAAGCGGTCATGGCCTTCATGCAGAAGCGTGCGGCGAATTTTACCGACCAGGCCGCCTGAATCCTTCGCTCCGGGCTTGGTGAAGGCCCTTTCCGGATGATGTCGGCATCTCATGAAACGCGGTGCGAGCCGCAGGCCCTCGCATGACTTTCAACCAGTCGTTCGCATTTTCTCCAGTGCATCGACCACTTCCTGCCGCAGCGGCTTGCCTTCGCCGTCGGTGCGGCAGACAATCACGGACTCGCAGGTGGCGATGCACTGACCGTTCTGGAACATCGCCTGCGCTATGACATAGCTTGAGCGCCCGATCGTGCTGACACCCGAACTGATTTCGACATCGTCCGGAAATTGCCCTTCGCGCAGATAGTTGATCGTCACCGCCGCGACCATGCTGCGTTCGTTCTTCGGACGGTCGGCCCAGGGGCGCAGGGCCCTGTTGAACCGGACACGGGCATTTTCAAACATCGTGGCGAAGGCGACATTGTTGAGGTGCCGGTTGGGATCGATATCCTGAAAGCGGGTCTGGGTGACCAGCGATACGGGATAGTTGGCAGGATCAAGCTGCCAGGATTGGGGACGGGACATGTTGGCTTAACTCATTTTCGCGACAAGGTCTTTCTGCAAGGTCTTGCAGGCAAAGATATAGAGGCCGCCGGCGACAAAGAATATGCCGACGATATAGATCATCGACCAGCGTAAGCCTTCGGCGCTCGCCGTGAGGCAGGCACTGGCCTTTGCTGCGCCGAGGGTTGCAATCAGGTCTTCCGGCCTGCCTTTGCAGATCGGGCCGGTCAATTCCGCTGCAAATTGCGAAGCTGCAAGATCGGCATTCATCAGCAAGTCGCTGGCGATGCCCATGACCAGCGGACCGCAGCCGTAGCCGATAAGATTGACGATGAACAGGAACAGGGCGACGGCGGTGGCGCGCGACTGCGGGCTCGCGACGCCCTGGCAGATCGTATATTGAGCGCCGAGATAGCCATAGTGAAGAACAGCAGCAAACAGCAATGCCGTCAACGCAAAGGGCACGCTGTCGGTGGTGAAGCCGATCCAGTATAGCGGAACGCAGACAATGAGCATCGTACCCGGCAACCAGGCCACGACATTGGGAAAGCGACCACTCATTTTCTCGGTCAGATAACCGGTGATGAACGCGCCGAAAGATGCGGCCAGGCCCAGTGGCACGGCAATCTGCAGGGTCACTTCCGAAATCGACATCTCGTGCACGCGCTGGAAGAAAGCGACCTGGAAATTGCTGACACCATAGCCGACAAAGGCGACCAGTGCGGCGGCGATCATATTGATCCAGAAGCTGCGTTTGCCGGACACTTCCCTGATGGTTTCCGCGATACCCATTTTTTCCGGCTTGGTCGCGGTCGGCGGATCGGCATAGCCACGCGGCGGCTCCTCAACGGTGAACAGGAAAATGAGGCCGAAAATAACACCCGGCACACCCAGTGCGATAAAGGCCTCCCGCCAGGAAAATAGTTCCGTGATCGGTCCGCCAAAGGCATTGGCCAGCACCCCGCCCAGCGTGATTCCCATCGTGTATATTGCAATGGCCCGGGCGCGGCTGCGTGGCGGGAAATAGTCTGAAATGATCGAATTGGCCGCAGGCGTCAGGCCCGCTTCGCCGATGCCGACGCCGATACGGAAGACGAGCAAGGCAATGAAACTGCCGGCAATCCCGCACAATGCCGTCATCAGCGACCACAGGATGACGCTGGCGGCGATGATTTTGACGCGGTTCATCCGCTCTGCAAGCCGGGCGATCGGGATGCCCATCACCGTGTACATCAGGGCAAAGCCAAAACCGGACAGCAAGCCGAACTGCCAATCCTGCAATTTGAATTCTTCAATGATCGGCTGGGCGACGACGCCGATCAATATGCGATCGATGAAATTCAGGGTGTAGAGAAGCATCAACGAGATTATCACATAATTGCGATAGCCATCGGATCGATATGCCAGTCCGGTGTTGGTCAGGGGCGCTGCCTGTGTAGCGTTCATGCTCTCTCCATCTTTTTCTTTGATTGATGGCCTGAAGCCGCGGGCAAGTCCAGCATACTTTGCAATTCCCGGCCGGTTCTGCGACCTCGCACCATTTCCCCGGGACCGGATGGCGAAGCGGTTTTCATTAATATTTCAAAAATATCCAAGTATCTGTTATCCGGTATAGAGAAAACCATGGCACCAATTGAAAAATCAGGGGGTCTCAGTGGAAAAAAGGTGGCCAATTTCGCACTTGTTGGAACAATATCGAACAGGCTTTCATGATACTTTGGTAGTTTTCATAATTCCCTGTGGTCGATTCTACAGGTTTTCCTTGCAATGGCGCTAAGCAATATTGACCGGTTGAATGACGGGCAGCGCGATTGTCTGCGGCTTGTGCTGGCGCACCTCAATTCCAAGGAGATTGCACGCGAACTGGGTATTTCACCGCACACTGTGGATCAGCGATTGCGCACCGCCATGCGGATTCTGAACGTGCCGTCCCGGTTCGAGGCGGCGCGCAAGTTCGCCGCTGAAGATCAGCAGCAGGCGTATCAACCGTTGATATATCAAGCGTCGCGGGTTGAGCCTGCCGGAGAAATTGGGGAACAGGAACCGTCATCCCGGACAAGCCAGGATAGGAAAGCCGGCGCAACGGATGATTGTGCGGATGCGAAAAGCGGAAGTGTTGTCCAGGCCTCGGAGCCATTCGAAGTCTCGTACAGGTCACTTCCCCTTCCACGATTTCGCGGCGAGGAAAACCGTCTGGCGGTTGTCGCGCGATTGGGCTGGATATTGGCCATTGCGATCGGTGGCGCTTTGTCTTTCGGCGGACTTGTCGCCGGACTGGAAGCGCTCTCCCGGTTGAAGGGCTAAATGATACCCCGGTCCGGCCGACGCATTCGCACGTCGACAAATTCACACCCGTGCGCGTGTGATGTTGTAGCCTTAGGAAAGGAACGATGATGCTGAAACAACGACGTGAAGCAGCCGAGAATTTGGCAAACAGGCTATTTGCAGCGGAACAGGCCATCGACGATGCCATATGCAAAGTGGCGGATCTTGCCGGCTATATGCCGCTTGCGCGGGCGCAAGCCAAACTCTCGGCTGTTGTCGGCCAGAACGCGATTGATCAGGCGGCTGCGACCCTGTCGGCATTGGTCGAGGCCAGGGGAAATCTGGTCTCGAGCCATAATCATCTCGCAGAAACGCGCGATCAAATTGGACTGCAGGCCATGGCCATGGGGAGCGGCGATATGAAGCCGACATATTTTGGCCCGATGAAGGCGGAGAAAATAGTCAATATGGCTGACCATGCTGCCTAAATGCTTGCGAGCCTGATTGTGACAAGCACGATTGGATTGGCTTTTGGCACAGGTGATGGGCGGTGATCGCCGACGCGTTCTGGGTCTATGTATACTACTCATTTTTGTTCGTCTGCTGTGGTTATGCCGTATGGAAAGGCGCTCACTCGGAATATGTCGGTGCTGCAATTATGGTGATTGGGTCGCTATCGTCTTTAGCCGTCGGTAGCTTTCTGGGAACACCATGGATTAATATCGAAGTAGAAATATTCGCCATAGATATCCTTGCGCTCGTGGCTTTAAGCTGGCTGTCCTTAAAATCCAGTCGCTTCTGGCCAATTTGGGCAACTGCCTTTCATCTGCTCGCGGTGAGTATTCATGCCGCAATGTTGGTGGCACCGCAGATCAAACCCTGGGCCTTTGCCACAGGATCCGTCTTTTGGGCCTACCCGATGCTGTTGGCGCTGGCAGTGGGAGCTCGTGAAAATAAACCTGCGCGTAAGGAGCGCATATTGCGGTCCGGCTAGCGCCACCGTTTAGCGAACCAGTTGTTTCTTGTGCATTCCAGAAAATGACCCGCAGAGGCCCGCTTCTGCGAATAGCCGGAGTATATTCATGGCAAGCGACCAAATTTTTCCGTTTCTTGACTTCCTGCAGAAGGAATTGCTGCTGTTCGCCAGCCTGTCCTTTCTGGTCGGGGCCGTCGACGATGTGATGTTCGACGGCCTGTGGCTCTTCCATCGCCTGAAACGCAAATTGTTCGTCTATTCGCGCTACGAACGGGCGACTGTGGAAGCGCTCGAAAATCCGTCACCCGATCGCCGCCTGGCGATATTCGTGCCGGCGTGGAAAGAAGCGGCGGTGATAGGTGGAATGCTGCGATGTTGTCTGCAGCGCTGGACCGGGAGCGGATACCGTATATACGTGGGCTGCTATCCCAATGACTCCGAAACGGTTGCCGCCGTGGCGGCCGCTGCCACCGGCAGCGAGAAAATCCGGCTGGTCATGTGCCGGCAGAACGGACCGACAACAAAGGCGGATTGCCTCAATCATCTCTGGGAAGCCCTGTGTCGTGACGAGATCGAGGAAAAGAGAAATTATGCCGCAATCATCTTGCACGATGCCGAGGATATTGTGCATCCCGAGGCCTTGCGGCTTTTCAGACATCTGATTGGACGCGCCGTACTGATCCAATTGCCGGTCATCCCCCGGCGGGCAAAAGGATCGCGCTGGATCGCCGGCCATTATGGCGATGAGTTTGCCGAACTCCACGGCAAGCAAATGGTGCTGCGGGAAGCGCTCGGCGCGTCCATACCTTCTGCTGGTGTCGGCTGCGCCTTCGCCAGGGAAGGCCTGCAGAAACTGTCGGTCAGAACCCATGGCAAACCGTTCGACGCCGGAAGCCTGACCGAAGACTATGAGCTGGGTCTCCACCTGACCGGCGGGGAGGCGCGCGGCATATTTGCCCGGTTACGGGACCAATATGGCCAGCTGGTAGCCACGCAGGAATTCTTCCCGGAAAAACTGGAAGATGCTATACGCCAGAAAAGCCGGTGGATGGCGGGCATTTCCCTGTCCGGATGGGACCGCCTGGGCTGGAAGAACAGCTGGCGGGAGAACTGGATGCGGCTGCGGGATCGCAAGGCCAGTTTTGCCGCCATCATTATCGCCATCGCCTATATTGCCATCATATTGATGGGCCTATTGCTGCTCGCTGAACTGACCGGAATATATCGTCCGGAGCCCATGTCCCGCTCTCTGGCGATATTGCTCTTTCTCAATCTCGGGTTTCTGATGTGGCGGCTGCTGATGAAATTCTGCTTCGTGTTTTCGTTATACGGTCTGCGCGAAGCCTTCTTGTCGATACCCCGGACAATCGTGGCCAATCTGATCAACATCATGGCGGTCTGGCGCGCCCTCAGCCAATATGTCCGTCAATTGGCCGGTCAGCCCGCCCGGTGGGAGAAAACCAGCCATTTCTATCCCGATGCCGGAGAAGTCCAGCAACTCAGGCCGCAATCCTTTGCGGGTGATGGAGGCTGATCCCTTGCTGGCGACCACCGCCGGTGCGCCTCTCCGCGCGATGGCCGGTCTGGCGGTGATCTGGATAATGGTGCGCGCCCTCTCTTGGTATGGCTCGGCACATATTGTCTCGAGACCGCCAGGGCGGGAGGCCGTAAGCGCAGTGCAACAAGCCGGGGAAATCGCCAAGTCACCAGCCTTCGCCCGGTCCTTGACCAGTTCGACCGATAATCAGCTGCAGGAGAAACAGGGCCCCGGCCTGCGGTCCGTCTCTATGGTACAGGATGATGCGAGCGGCGTATCAACAGCAGCAAATATGGCCACACTCGTACCGGATCGCTTGTTCTGGCGATGGCAGGACCCAGAAGACGTCCGCAGATTTTTCCTGCAGACCTCGGTTGCCCGAACGGGCACGGGCTTCCGCGTTCGGCTTAGCAAGGATCCGCCGATCCTGATCCCGCCTGTCCCAGACCATCCCGACAGGATCGCGGCCTATTTCTGGATTTTCGCGCGGCAGAATTCGGGCGCTGCAAGGGCGTTTCAAAGTGATGGCGGGCAATCAATAGCCAATGGCCAATATGGCGGCAGTCAGGCCGGCGCGATCTTGTCCTATCGGCTGTTGGACCGGCGGTTACCGGAAATGTCGTTATATGGACGCTTTTCGGCGGCGCTCGATCCGTGGAGCGAACAGGAAATGGCGATGGGCACTCGCATCCGGCCGGTCCAGGACCTTCCTTTCGCGCTGCACGCTGAACAGCGTTTCGATATAGGCCGGGGCAATGCTTCGGGGACGGCTTTTTTTGTGACCGGCGGCAACGGTCCGGACCGGGTCGCCGAAGAATTCGTGCTCGAGACATATGCGCAGGGTGGCTATATTCTTGGTCCGCATGAAACCTATTTCTTTGACGGAGCCGCGACCTTGCAGCGCCCCATAGCGACGCTCGGGGTGGCGAAACTCTCCCTGGGGCCGGGGGCCTGGGCCGGCGGGCAGCGCAATGTCCACCGTCTCGATGTCGGCCCGCGAATCGATCTTGCCGTTCCTGTCGGGACTTTGTCAGCGCGTCTCGCCCTGGATTGGCGCACCCGCGTGGCCGGCAATGCGCGGCCCGGAAGTGGAGCAACCATAACCTTTTCGTCCGGCTTTTGAGCGATCCGGGATCCGGTGCTATCCGGTGTTCGGATTGATTTCGTACCGCGCAGGCAGCAACGCCCTTTATCCCGTCACAAAAAGAGATTAGTCCAATATCTATATGGACATATATCTGCCAATCGCCAATCTATCGGTAAATGCGTTCGTCATCGTCCTTCTCGGCGGGCTGGTTGGTATTTTGTCCGGGATGTTCGGCGTCGGCGGCGGGTTCCTTACCACGCCGCTGCTGATCTTTTACGGAATACCGCCAACGGTCGCGGCGGCATCTGCATCCACCCAGGTTACCGGAGCGAGCATTTCCGGTGTGGCTGCCCATATGCGCCGCAAGGGAGTCGATTTTCGGATGGGCGCGATACTGGTGGTCGGTGGTATTGTCGGCACCATAGTCGGGACCGGGCTGTTCCAGATTTTGCAGACCTGGGGGCAGATCGATACCGTGATCAACGTTCTATATGTGCTCATGCTGTCCAGCATCGGTGGCCTGATGTTCAAGGAATCTCTGCAAAGCGTGCGCGCGTTGCGCGCCGGCAAGCCGATGCCTGCCCGGAAGCGCCGGCACCACCCGCTGGTTGCCAACCTGCCCTTCCGGTGGCGATTTTACCGGTCCGGTCTGTATATCTCACCCATCGCTCCCTTCATCCTTGGTTTGCTGACCGGTATTTTGACGATGCTGCTGGGTGTCGGCGGCGGGTTCATCATGGTACCGGCGATGTTGTACCTGTTGGGCATGGGCGCGCAGGTGGTGGTCGGGACCTCGTTATTCCAGATACTGTTTGTCACTATCGCGTCGACCATGATGCACAGCATGACGACGCGGGCGGTTGATATCGTTCTGGCCTCCCTGCTGCTGCTGGGCAGCGTGACCGGTGCCCAGCTTGGCGCAAAATTCGCGCAACGGATGCGGCCGGAATATTTGCGGCTGGCGCTGGCCTCCATGGTACTGCTGGTCGCAATACGCATGGCCCTGGGCCTCGGTTTCCAGCCTGCCGAAATCTATACGGTGCAACTCCTGTGACGCTGTGTCATCGCCTTCTGGGTCGCTTGCTGGCGGTCTTCGGCATGGCTGTGCTTACGATAGCCGCAACCCCGGTGCTGGTCCCCGAAGTGTCGCAGGACCGGATCAGCATCAAGGGCGATTTCAATGGCGCACAATTGCTGCTCTTCGGCGCCATTACCTATCCACCGGGGACCCGCAACACCGACAAGGCCGATATCGTGGTCGTGCTGAAGGGACCGGTCAATTCGATCGTTGTCCGCGAGAAACAGCAGATCGCCGGGATATGGATCAATGCAGCGAGCAGCGAATTTCGTTCCGCCCCCGGTTTTTACGCGATTGCATCGTCGAAACCGGTCGACGAAATTGTCGATGGCAAAACCGCGGATATATATGAGCTGGGCCTGCACCATTTGCAGCTTTCTCCCGCCGGTGCGATTGACAGCCGCGAACTCGATCGCTTTGTTGACGGTCTGGTCGACCTGAACTCGCGAGGAAATCTGTTCAAGAATCTGCCCAATAGCGTCAAGATCACCAACAGCGTGCTCTATCAGGCGCGGATCAATCTGCCAGCCAGTGTGCCGGTCGGAGATTATACAGCAGAAACCTTCCTCGTCATCGATGGCCGGGTGGAGGCAGCCGAGGTCAAGGAAATCACCATCGAGAAGACAGGGATGGGGCGCTTCATTACCAATTTATCCCAGAATTACGGCTTTCTCTATGGGCTTATCGCCGTGCTCATTTCGATTTTCCTTGGCTGGTCTGCAGGCTATCTGTTTCGCAAGATGTAAATCCTGACCGATGGCCTTCAGTCCATGCCTGCTTCCCCAATGCGGCAGTAAATCTTCCTTAACCATGATCGACTAGTCCTGTGGCCTGACCAGTAAAACAGGAAAACACCGATGTCCGATATGGGTTCCCATAATTTCCACGCCGCGAGGTCTCTCGCGGATTCTGAAGCTCTACCACAAGAGGGGGAGAACCAGGGGGCCGTTTCGAAGCGCAGCGAAGGCCACAAGATCGGCGAGGTTATTGAAATTGCCGGTTCTGGCTCGAAAGTCATCATGGATACTGCTGTACTTGCAGGACTTCAGGACCATGTCGATCCGACGATAAAAACCGCAGGTCAAGTCGGCAGCCAGGTGAAAATCCGCGTAGGTAAAACATGGCTGCTAGCCAATATCCGGACCCAGAGGCTGTTTGAAGGCCAATCCGGGCTGGTCGTTGCCGAGATCGATTTTCTCGGTGAAGGCGACGAAGAAAAACTGACCGGCCAGATTTACAATTTCCGCCGGGGTGTGACCCGCTATCCGACACCAGCGTCGGAAGTTTATGCTGTAACGACCGCAGACCTCAAGCAGATTTATGCTTCCGACGGGCGAGCCAATATAGAGGTTGGCACGGTCTATCCGACCGATGATATTCGTGGCGCACTTTATATCGACGCTATGCTTGGCAAACATTTCGCGCTTCTGGGCTCTACCGGTACCGGTAAGTCGACGGCAGCGGCTTTGATCCTCCACAAAATCTGCGATCTTGCGCCCGAAGGCCATATCCTGATGATTGATCCGCATGGTGAATATTCGGCTGCCTTCGCGGGTAATGGCAAATTGTTTGACGTGAACAATCTCAATCTGCCTTACTGGTTGATGAATTTCCGCGAGCATTGCGAGGTGTTTGTCCAGTCCAAGGGCGACGCCAAGCAAATAGATTGTGATATTCTGGCGAAATGCCTGCTGGCGGCAAAAGCCAAAAGTCAGGGGGCTGCCGGCATCACCAAGCTGACTGTCGATTCGCCGGTGCCATATCTGCTGTCCGATCTGACGACCATCCTGCAGAACGAAATGGGCAAGCTCGACAAGGCGACCAACAGCGCGCCCTATCAGCGGCTGAAATCGAAAATCGACGAGATCAAGGCCGATCCGCGCTATAGCTTCATGTTTTCCGGCATGCTGGTCGGAGACACTATGGCGGCGTTCCTCGCCAAGATTTTCAGGCTGCCATCCGAAGGTAAGCCGATTTCGATCATTGATGTTTCGGCGATGCCATCTGAAATCACACCGACCGTTGTTTCCGTGCTCAGCCGACTCGTGTTTGACTATGCAATCTGGGCCCGCAACGAACCAAAGCGACCGATGCTGCTCGTCTGCGAGGAGGCCCACCGGTATATCCCGAACGACGATTTTGCCGAGGAAAGCAGCGTCCGCGATATCCTGAGCCGGATCGCCAAGGAGGGACGGAAATATGGTGTTTCGCTGGGCTTGATTACGCAGCGGCCATCTGATCTTGCCGAGGGTGTACTCTCGCAATGCGGTACGATCCTGTCGATGCGGTTGAACAATGACCGTGACCAGGCTTTCGTGAAAGCCGCGATGCCGGAAGGTGCGCGCGGTTTTCTCGACTCCATCCCCGCCTTGCGCAATCGCGAAGTGATTTGCTGTGGCGAAGGTGTGGCAATTCCGATCCGAGTCTCGCTAGATACACTCGCGGAAGCACGCCGTCCGGCTTCTGAAGATCCGATATTCTCCGACCTGTGGCGCGAGAATGGTGGCGAGGAAGAAATTGTCCAGCGGGTTATCAAGCGTTGGCGGGCGCAGGGCCGGTAACGCGGGGTCGACCGTTTATCCAGTCTCCTCGGCGGTTCATCGATCGCTGCTATCAACCCCGGGTTTGTCGATTACATATGTAGTCATAGGGCCATGCATGGGGTATGGCGGACGAATATGGAGAATCCGATGGTTGGTAAAAGCTATTTTCCGCTGTTTGCGGGACTGGGTCTCGTCGCGGCTTCGGTTGGGCCAGCAATGGCAAGCGATGCGCATAATCCGGGCCATGAATTTAACCGGGAATGGAGTGACAAGCTCGCCCGGGATATTAGATTGCAAGTCAAGGCCGGCCTGACCGAAGGGGCTGACGGCATGGAAGAAGGCGCGGACGAAATGCTGCGCAGTGCCGACAGGCTGGAAGCCTATGCGGATCGGCTGGAGAGGGATGCTGCGTTTCGCGAGAGCGAAGCCGTCAGACAAAATGGCCGCGACGATTCGCAGATCACGGCTGCGGAACTGCTGAAAAATGCATCGAAAATGCGCCGGGCCGCAGAGAAAATGCGCGGCGGAGCCGAACGTATGCGGACTGCCGCCGAAAAGATGCGCCGGGGCGACGCCGGTTAGGCCAAAACCTCATTGGCGAGCGCCCAGCGCGAGCGAGGTTCCGGACCTTGGCAACTGATGGTTGTCAGCCGGCTGGAGATGACTGGCTGCTGACGCAGAAGCCGATCATCCCAGACGATTGATAGCCGCTTGCAGCCGTTCGGATTCTGCTTCTTTCTCGGCCAGATCGGTACGGGCCTTCTCGACCGCTTCCGGTTTGGCTTTCTCGACAAAATTGGGATTGCCGAGGCGACCACCAAGCGATTTCGCTTCTTTCTGAGCGGCTTCCAAAGCTTTGTTGAGCCGGGCTTTTTCCGCCTCGATGTCGATCGCACCCGCCAGTGGTAGGACATAGGTCGCGCCCTCTACAACGATCTGCGCCGAAGGCCCGTCCGGTGCCGGATCGAAGGAAACGCTCTCGAGGCGTCCGACCCGGTCAAGCGCGGCATATTGGCGCGCAATCTTGGCTTCCAGATCGTCGTCTCCATCGCGGACATGGGCGGTCATCTTGGTCCCGGGGGCGATATTGAGTTCGACCTTGGTAGAACGCACTTCGGAAATCAGCTTTATCAGCCAATCGACTTCTGACTTTGCGTCCGCATCAATGGTAGCTTTCGGTGCAGGCCATTTTGCCACGATCAGATCATATTTCCGGTCGCCCATC
This genomic window contains:
- a CDS encoding acyl-CoA thioesterase, which encodes MSRPQSWQLDPANYPVSLVTQTRFQDIDPNRHLNNVAFATMFENARVRFNRALRPWADRPKNERSMVAAVTINYLREGQFPDDVEISSGVSTIGRSSYVIAQAMFQNGQCIATCESVIVCRTDGEGKPLRQEVVDALEKMRTTG
- a CDS encoding spinster family MFS transporter; protein product: MNATQAAPLTNTGLAYRSDGYRNYVIISLMLLYTLNFIDRILIGVVAQPIIEEFKLQDWQFGLLSGFGFALMYTVMGIPIARLAERMNRVKIIAASVILWSLMTALCGIAGSFIALLVFRIGVGIGEAGLTPAANSIISDYFPPRSRARAIAIYTMGITLGGVLANAFGGPITELFSWREAFIALGVPGVIFGLIFLFTVEEPPRGYADPPTATKPEKMGIAETIREVSGKRSFWINMIAAALVAFVGYGVSNFQVAFFQRVHEMSISEVTLQIAVPLGLAASFGAFITGYLTEKMSGRFPNVVAWLPGTMLIVCVPLYWIGFTTDSVPFALTALLFAAVLHYGYLGAQYTICQGVASPQSRATAVALFLFIVNLIGYGCGPLVMGIASDLLMNADLAASQFAAELTGPICKGRPEDLIATLGAAKASACLTASAEGLRWSMIYIVGIFFVAGGLYIFACKTLQKDLVAKMS
- a CDS encoding helix-turn-helix domain-containing protein; translation: MALSNIDRLNDGQRDCLRLVLAHLNSKEIARELGISPHTVDQRLRTAMRILNVPSRFEAARKFAAEDQQQAYQPLIYQASRVEPAGEIGEQEPSSRTSQDRKAGATDDCADAKSGSVVQASEPFEVSYRSLPLPRFRGEENRLAVVARLGWILAIAIGGALSFGGLVAGLEALSRLKG
- a CDS encoding glycosyl transferase family protein, with the translated sequence MASDQIFPFLDFLQKELLLFASLSFLVGAVDDVMFDGLWLFHRLKRKLFVYSRYERATVEALENPSPDRRLAIFVPAWKEAAVIGGMLRCCLQRWTGSGYRIYVGCYPNDSETVAAVAAAATGSEKIRLVMCRQNGPTTKADCLNHLWEALCRDEIEEKRNYAAIILHDAEDIVHPEALRLFRHLIGRAVLIQLPVIPRRAKGSRWIAGHYGDEFAELHGKQMVLREALGASIPSAGVGCAFAREGLQKLSVRTHGKPFDAGSLTEDYELGLHLTGGEARGIFARLRDQYGQLVATQEFFPEKLEDAIRQKSRWMAGISLSGWDRLGWKNSWRENWMRLRDRKASFAAIIIAIAYIAIILMGLLLLAELTGIYRPEPMSRSLAILLFLNLGFLMWRLLMKFCFVFSLYGLREAFLSIPRTIVANLINIMAVWRALSQYVRQLAGQPARWEKTSHFYPDAGEVQQLRPQSFAGDGG
- a CDS encoding sulfite exporter TauE/SafE family protein codes for the protein MDIYLPIANLSVNAFVIVLLGGLVGILSGMFGVGGGFLTTPLLIFYGIPPTVAAASASTQVTGASISGVAAHMRRKGVDFRMGAILVVGGIVGTIVGTGLFQILQTWGQIDTVINVLYVLMLSSIGGLMFKESLQSVRALRAGKPMPARKRRHHPLVANLPFRWRFYRSGLYISPIAPFILGLLTGILTMLLGVGGGFIMVPAMLYLLGMGAQVVVGTSLFQILFVTIASTMMHSMTTRAVDIVLASLLLLGSVTGAQLGAKFAQRMRPEYLRLALASMVLLVAIRMALGLGFQPAEIYTVQLL
- a CDS encoding TIGR02186 family protein codes for the protein MAVLTIAATPVLVPEVSQDRISIKGDFNGAQLLLFGAITYPPGTRNTDKADIVVVLKGPVNSIVVREKQQIAGIWINAASSEFRSAPGFYAIASSKPVDEIVDGKTADIYELGLHHLQLSPAGAIDSRELDRFVDGLVDLNSRGNLFKNLPNSVKITNSVLYQARINLPASVPVGDYTAETFLVIDGRVEAAEVKEITIEKTGMGRFITNLSQNYGFLYGLIAVLISIFLGWSAGYLFRKM
- a CDS encoding ATP-binding protein, coding for MSDMGSHNFHAARSLADSEALPQEGENQGAVSKRSEGHKIGEVIEIAGSGSKVIMDTAVLAGLQDHVDPTIKTAGQVGSQVKIRVGKTWLLANIRTQRLFEGQSGLVVAEIDFLGEGDEEKLTGQIYNFRRGVTRYPTPASEVYAVTTADLKQIYASDGRANIEVGTVYPTDDIRGALYIDAMLGKHFALLGSTGTGKSTAAALILHKICDLAPEGHILMIDPHGEYSAAFAGNGKLFDVNNLNLPYWLMNFREHCEVFVQSKGDAKQIDCDILAKCLLAAKAKSQGAAGITKLTVDSPVPYLLSDLTTILQNEMGKLDKATNSAPYQRLKSKIDEIKADPRYSFMFSGMLVGDTMAAFLAKIFRLPSEGKPISIIDVSAMPSEITPTVVSVLSRLVFDYAIWARNEPKRPMLLVCEEAHRYIPNDDFAEESSVRDILSRIAKEGRKYGVSLGLITQRPSDLAEGVLSQCGTILSMRLNNDRDQAFVKAAMPEGARGFLDSIPALRNREVICCGEGVAIPIRVSLDTLAEARRPASEDPIFSDLWRENGGEEEIVQRVIKRWRAQGR